A single Lolium perenne isolate Kyuss_39 chromosome 6, Kyuss_2.0, whole genome shotgun sequence DNA region contains:
- the LOC127326777 gene encoding cypmaclein yields MAFSKPLFAVLLLAAALLMVVDAQQATDDSSSVMGGGQRSLLGETKIDCTSACEARCGRNWKNKMCNKMCNICCGKCNCVPSGTGQDTRGQCPCYANMVNSKNGKPKCP; encoded by the exons ATGGCGTTCTCCAAGCCTCTCTTCgccgtcctcctcctcgccgccgcacTCCTCATGGTCGTGGACGCACAGCAGGCTACCGATGATTCCTCCTCG GTGATGGGTGGCGGCCAGCGGTCTCTGCTTGGGGAGACAAAGATAG ACTGCACATCGGCGTGTGAGGCACGGTGCGGgcggaactggaagaacaagatgTGTAACAAGATGTGCAACATCTGCTGCGGCAAGTGCAACTGCGTCCCCTCCGGCACCGGCCAGGACACCCGTGGACAGTGCCCCTGCTACGCCAACATGGTCAATTCCAAGAACGGCAAGCCCAAGTGCCCATGA